One part of the Astatotilapia calliptera chromosome 9, fAstCal1.2, whole genome shotgun sequence genome encodes these proteins:
- the LOC113028830 gene encoding uncharacterized protein LOC113028830 has product MKGEILYFIIGVHVDSLPGRQTEPGRLREPGRLREPGRQTEPGRLREPGRQTELGRLREPGRQTEPGRQTELGRQTELGRQTELGRQTELGRLRKPGRLTEPGRLREPGRLREPGRLREPGRLREPGRQTEPGRLREPGRQTELGRLREPGRQTEPGRLREPGRQTEPGRLREPGRQTELGRLREPGRQTEPGRLREPGRLREPGRQTELGRLREPGRQTEPGRLREPGRLREPGRLREPGRQTELGRLREPGRQTEPGRLREPGRQTEPGRLTEPGRLTEPGRLRACLDVRRSLDVRRSLDV; this is encoded by the coding sequence ATGAAAGGAGAAATTCTTTACTTTATCATTGGAGTTCATGTGGACTCACTGCCTGGACGTCAGACGGAGCCTGGACGTCTGAGGGAGCCTGGACGTCTGAGGGAGCCTGGACGTCAGACGGAGCCTGGACGTCTGAGGGAGCCTGGACGTCAGACGGAGCTTGGACGTCTGAGGGAGCCTGGACGTCAGACGGAGCCTGGACGTCAGACGGAGCTTGGACGTCAGACGGAGCTTGGACGTCAGACGGAGCTTGGACGTCAGACGGAGCTTGGACGTCTGAGGAAGCCTGGACGTCTGACGGAGCCTGGACGTCTGAGGGAGCCTGGACGTCTGAGGGAGCCTGGACGTCTGAGGGAGCCTGGACGTCTGAGGGAGCCTGGACGTCAGACGGAGCCTGGACGTCTGAGGGAGCCTGGACGTCAGACGGAGCTTGGACGTCTGAGGGAGCCTGGACGTCAGACGGAGCCTGGACGTCTGAGGGAGCCTGGACGTCAGACGGAGCCTGGACGTCTGAGGGAGCCTGGACGTCAGACGGAGCTTGGACGTCTGAGGGAGCCTGGACGTCAGACGGAGCCTGGACGTCTGAGGGAGCCTGGACGTCTGAGGGAGCCTGGACGTCAGACGGAGCTTGGACGTCTGAGGGAGCCTGGACGTCAGACGGAGCCTGGACGTCTGAGGGAGCCTGGACGTCTGAGGGAGCCTGGACGTCTGAGGGAGCCTGGACGTCAGACGGAGCTTGGACGTCTGAGGGAGCCTGGACGTCAGACGGAGCCTGGACGTCTGAGGGAGCCTGGACGTCAGACGGAGCCTGGACGTCTGACGGAGCCTGGACGTCTGACGGAGCCTGGACGTCTGAGGGCTTGCCTGGACGTCAGACGGAGCCTGGACGTCAGACGGAGCCTGGACGTCTGA
- the inhbaa gene encoding inhibin subunit beta Aa: MSLLPLLSWTLLLLVQVQSSVSASDPAGPGLQPLSLTVHPHHQPDADSHCPSCALARMRRNEGVTAGDGMARGHEQDEDEAAQQDVVEAVKRHILNMLHLQARPNITRPVPRAALLNALRKLHVGRVAEDGSVQIEGEEEVRGRGSRGRGGGAAAPSVAGDGGDVQETTEIITFAEPGEVPGTVNFVLSKEGGDLSLVEQANVWLFLRLAKTNRSRAKVTIRLFQQHHPSSGRPSLPQDDTLLSEKTVDTRRSGWHTFPVSAAVQALLQSATSTTLSLRVSCPLCADTGATIVLVSGSAETSQRNNQREQSHRPFLMAVVRQGDGSDSQRRRKRGLECDGKVRVCCKRQFYVDFKDIGWNDWIIAPRGYHANYCEGECPSHVASITGSTLSFHSTVISHYRMRGYSPFQNVKSCCVPTRLRAMSMLYYNEEQKIIKKDVQNMIVEECGCS; the protein is encoded by the exons ATGTCGCTGTTGCCCTTGCTCAGCTGGACCCTCCTGCTCCTGGTCCAGGTGCAGAGCAGCGTTTCCGCCTCGGACCCGGCGGGGCCCGGGCTCCAGCCGCTTTCCCTGACCGTCCACCCTCACCACCAGCCAGACGCCGACTCCCACTGCCCCTCCTGCGCCCTGGCCAGGATGCGGAGGAACGAAGGGGTCACAGCGGGGGATGGCATGGCGAGGGGGCACGAGCAAGATGAAGATGAGGCGGCTCAGCAAGACGTGGTGGAGGCGGTGAAGAGGCACATCCTCAACATGCTGCACCTCCAGGCCCGACCCAACATCACCCGGCCCGTGCCGCGCGCCGCGCTCCTCAACGCCCTGCGCAAGCTCCACGTGGGGCGAGTGGCGGAGGACGGCAGCGTGCAGAtcgagggggaggaggaggtgagagggaggggaagccgaggaagaggaggaggggcagCAGCACCATCGGTGGCGGGAGACGGCGGCGATGTTCAGGAGACGACGGAGATCATCACCTTCGCCGAGCCCG GTGAGGTTCCGGGCACGGTGAACTTCGTCCTCTCCAAAGAAGGCGGCGACCTGTCTCTGGTGGAGCAGGCCAACGTCTGGCTCTTCCTCCGTTTAGCCAAGACCAACCGCAGCCGAGCCAAAGTCACCATCCGCCTCTTCCAGCAGCACCACCCGTCAAGCGGACGTCCATCTCTGCCGCAGGACGACACCCTCCTGTCAGAGAAGACGGTGGACACCCGCCGCAGCGGCTGGCACACCTTCCCGGTGTCGGCGGCCGTGCAGGCCCTGCTGCAGAGCGCCACAAGTACGACACTGAGCCTCAGGGTGTCCTGCCCGCTCTGCGCCGACACCGGCGCCACCATCGTCCTGGTCTCGGGCAGCGCTGAGACATCGCAGCGCAACAACCAGCGGGAGCAGTCCCACCGGCCCTTCCTCATGGCCGTGGTCCGGCAGGGAGACGGCAGCGACTCGCAGCGGCGCAGGAAGCGCGGGCTGGAGTGTGATGGGAAGGTGCGTGTCTGCTGCAAACGGCAGTTCTACGTCGACTTCAAAGATATTGGCTGGAACGACTGGATAATCGCTCCACGCGGTTATCACGCCAACTATTGCGAGGGCGAATGCCCCTCCCACGTGGCGAGCATCACCGGGTCCACGCTGTCCTTCCACTCCACTGTCATCAGCCACTACCGCATGAGAGGCTACAGCCCCTTCCAGAACGTGAAGTCGTGCTGCGTGCCAACCCGCCTACGAGCCATGTCCATGCTGTACTACAACGAGGAGCAGAAGATCATCAAGAAGGACGTCCAGAACATGATCGTGGAGGAGTGCGGCTGCTCGTAG